One part of the Sphingobacterium sp. LZ7M1 genome encodes these proteins:
- a CDS encoding RNA polymerase sigma factor has protein sequence MSIENETEILCSVADGSEKSFLLIYNKYREGVCNFVLKYVKSKELAEDISQEIFLKIWEKRENLRSVENFKNYIITISKNHTLNQLRKISNTTIAFQYLMKSISIQDTSTNDELQLKEYHCFIRKEFEKLPAKSQQIYNLCKEQELTYDEVAKVMGFSRHAVKKHMTQTLKVLRTTAKKRLDIHLCILFEIIFLLT, from the coding sequence ATGAGCATCGAAAATGAAACCGAGATTTTATGTTCTGTAGCAGACGGAAGTGAAAAATCATTTTTATTAATTTATAATAAATATAGGGAAGGTGTTTGCAATTTTGTGCTTAAATATGTAAAATCAAAAGAATTAGCAGAAGATATTTCTCAAGAGATATTTCTTAAAATTTGGGAAAAAAGGGAAAATTTAAGATCAGTTGAAAATTTTAAGAATTATATAATTACCATATCTAAAAATCACACTTTAAATCAATTAAGGAAAATTAGCAATACCACAATTGCATTTCAATATTTGATGAAGAGTATTTCAATTCAAGATACCTCTACTAATGATGAATTACAATTAAAAGAATACCATTGTTTCATCCGAAAAGAATTTGAAAAATTACCTGCTAAATCTCAACAAATTTATAACCTGTGTAAGGAGCAGGAATTAACATATGATGAGGTGGCAAAAGTAATGGGTTTCAGTCGACATGCTGTTAAAAAACACATGACCCAAACATTGAAAGTATTGAGAACTACAGCTAAAAAACGTTTGGATATTCATCTTTGCATACTTTTTGAAATTATTTTTCTATTGACTTAG
- a CDS encoding TonB-dependent receptor: MELKTLIKLSKFWSNNPLSLKIRNLNFLLKIFVISFFLLSQQVCAKVFSQNITLQTNSENISTVLKSIGKQSGFSMFYNSSWLKGTKPITINVKNKPISQVLDLVFANQPISYKIDGKNILIKQNPVNNQESTISNNRLNNQVKISGVVLDSLGKPLEGVNVKIKNANLTTFTDVKGNFSFENNINSSPIILVFSYVGFQTIEKIFNGENLQVFLIPVVSDLEEVVVVGYGAVKKTDLTGSISTLGKDQITQVKGISNFAQALQGQAAGVQVNQASGQPGEGMKIQIRGLNSLGASNDPLYVVDGLPLDGLSAQLNPEDIENISVLKDASSTAIYGSRGANGVVIITTKKGKSGKTLINYSNYLGSQKIRKFADLINAKDFAKLQNEVALNDNKQLPWTDQQIKDLAEGTNWQDLVYRNALVQNHDLNLSGGNENTKYFTSFGYFNQNGIIRNSGFERMSFRGNIEHKLFDKLIFSTNLSIQNSKYNRAQYQSADGGGGIPWATMVMPPTIGVYDENGEYTKFTGVSWGETNPVGISDNWHNSSNSLRIIGSSSISYEIIDGLKFKSSIGIDHSYNKGDLYYPGNISLGQKTDPNGQPIFGVAQKSYGSTFTLVNENILEFQRNWGDHKLDAVGGITYQSSKSDDLNSGSGIGFLSDIYLNNNISSAIIKALPSSNWQDNRLMSFLGRTNYSFKDKYYLTLTGRYDGSSRFGASNKFAFFPSAAIAWAISNEEFLKDHLWISNLKLRSSYGESGNQAINNYQTLANISNTDVVFNNEINIAFILASLENSNLKWETTRQFDFGLDFSLLNNRLEFVFDYYNKKTKDLLLNVTLPGSGGFGSVLQNVGVVQNRGIEFLISGTPILKENFKWTSSFNLSANKTKVLDLGNDAYGNPIEYKEIGAGGNWFPTIVGESRMQLYGYTIEGVYKTDQEAIDNGEPNKKAGDYKFKNWDNKGVINDSEDRTVLSKLEPDFTFGFNNKFSIKNFDFSFLLVGSVGNDIVNEFRKYNITLNGEWVPTYEAFNNRWSNNSTDSKFDKPSNKSGSSIRDYPSTLWVENGTYVRLRDVTLGYTFPSRFANSIKLSNIRVYISAQNFLTFTNYTGYDPEVSWSSASINGWDRGNYPSSKSFIAGLRVEF, translated from the coding sequence ATGGAATTAAAAACCTTAATCAAACTCTCAAAGTTTTGGTCTAATAATCCTTTGAGTCTAAAAATTAGAAACCTTAATTTTTTATTAAAAATTTTCGTAATATCCTTTTTCCTGTTAAGTCAACAGGTTTGTGCAAAGGTCTTTTCGCAGAATATTACATTACAAACAAATTCTGAAAACATAAGCACTGTTCTTAAATCAATAGGAAAACAAAGCGGTTTTAGTATGTTTTATAATAGCTCATGGCTTAAAGGAACTAAACCAATAACAATTAATGTAAAGAATAAACCTATTTCTCAGGTTCTTGATTTAGTTTTTGCTAATCAGCCCATTAGCTATAAAATAGATGGTAAAAACATTCTCATAAAGCAAAATCCTGTTAATAATCAAGAATCTACCATTTCAAATAATAGATTGAATAATCAAGTCAAGATATCTGGAGTTGTATTAGATAGCTTAGGAAAGCCTTTAGAAGGAGTAAATGTAAAAATCAAAAATGCAAATTTAACAACTTTCACAGACGTCAAAGGAAATTTTAGCTTTGAAAATAATATAAATTCAAGTCCAATTATTTTGGTTTTTTCTTATGTTGGATTTCAAACAATCGAAAAGATATTTAACGGAGAAAATCTTCAAGTATTTTTAATTCCTGTTGTTTCTGATTTAGAAGAAGTTGTTGTTGTTGGTTATGGAGCAGTTAAGAAGACCGATTTGACAGGCTCTATTTCAACACTTGGAAAAGATCAAATTACACAAGTCAAAGGAATTTCTAATTTTGCACAAGCCTTACAAGGTCAGGCAGCTGGTGTCCAAGTTAATCAAGCATCTGGACAGCCTGGTGAAGGGATGAAAATCCAAATTAGGGGCTTGAATTCTCTCGGAGCAAGTAATGATCCGTTATACGTTGTTGATGGACTGCCATTAGACGGTTTGTCCGCTCAATTGAATCCGGAAGATATTGAAAACATTTCTGTATTAAAGGACGCCTCTTCGACTGCTATTTATGGGTCTAGGGGGGCAAATGGAGTGGTAATTATTACTACAAAAAAAGGAAAATCTGGAAAAACATTAATCAATTATAGTAATTATTTAGGGTCTCAAAAAATAAGAAAATTTGCTGATTTAATTAACGCTAAAGATTTTGCTAAGTTACAAAATGAAGTTGCTCTGAATGATAATAAACAACTTCCTTGGACTGATCAGCAAATAAAAGATCTCGCTGAAGGGACAAATTGGCAAGATTTAGTTTATCGAAATGCATTAGTTCAAAATCATGATTTAAACTTAAGCGGTGGAAATGAAAATACTAAATATTTTACTTCTTTTGGTTATTTTAATCAAAATGGAATTATTAGAAATTCCGGTTTTGAAAGAATGTCATTTAGAGGGAATATTGAACATAAGCTTTTTGATAAGTTGATCTTTAGTACTAATCTATCTATTCAGAATTCAAAATATAATCGAGCTCAGTATCAATCCGCTGATGGTGGTGGTGGAATTCCTTGGGCTACTATGGTTATGCCTCCAACAATTGGTGTTTATGATGAGAATGGAGAGTACACTAAATTTACTGGTGTATCCTGGGGAGAAACAAATCCTGTTGGTATTTCGGATAATTGGCATAATTCCTCAAATAGTTTAAGAATTATTGGTAGTTCAAGTATTTCATATGAAATCATAGATGGATTAAAATTTAAATCTAGTATTGGTATTGATCATAGTTATAATAAAGGGGATTTATACTATCCGGGTAATATTAGTTTAGGCCAGAAAACAGATCCTAATGGACAACCAATTTTTGGAGTTGCCCAAAAATCTTATGGCAGTACCTTTACTTTGGTTAATGAAAATATCTTGGAGTTTCAAAGAAATTGGGGAGATCATAAATTAGATGCTGTTGGAGGAATAACTTATCAATCAAGTAAATCCGATGATTTAAATAGCGGATCTGGGATAGGGTTTTTAAGCGATATTTATCTCAATAATAATATTTCTTCTGCAATTATTAAAGCCTTACCTAGTAGTAATTGGCAAGATAATAGATTAATGTCATTTTTAGGAAGAACGAACTATTCATTTAAAGATAAATATTATTTGACATTAACTGGACGATATGACGGATCTTCAAGGTTTGGAGCAAGTAATAAATTTGCTTTTTTCCCATCCGCCGCTATTGCTTGGGCAATAAGTAATGAGGAGTTCTTAAAAGATCATTTATGGATATCAAATTTAAAGCTTCGAAGTTCTTATGGTGAATCGGGAAATCAAGCTATTAATAATTATCAGACTTTAGCCAATATCTCAAATACTGACGTCGTATTTAATAATGAAATTAATATCGCGTTTATTCTAGCTTCTTTAGAAAATTCAAATCTCAAATGGGAAACCACAAGACAATTTGACTTTGGTTTAGATTTCAGTTTATTAAACAATAGGTTAGAATTTGTTTTTGATTATTATAATAAAAAAACAAAGGATTTATTATTAAACGTTACTTTGCCTGGTTCTGGTGGTTTTGGATCTGTTCTTCAGAATGTTGGAGTTGTTCAAAATAGAGGTATTGAATTCCTAATATCTGGGACTCCAATTCTTAAAGAAAATTTTAAATGGACTAGTTCTTTTAATTTATCAGCGAATAAAACTAAAGTCCTTGATTTAGGGAATGATGCATATGGCAATCCTATTGAATATAAGGAAATTGGAGCTGGAGGCAATTGGTTCCCTACAATTGTTGGTGAATCACGCATGCAATTATATGGTTATACAATAGAAGGAGTATATAAAACAGACCAGGAGGCTATTGATAATGGTGAGCCAAATAAAAAAGCTGGTGATTACAAATTTAAAAATTGGGATAATAAAGGTGTAATAAATGATAGTGAGGACAGAACTGTTTTGAGCAAACTTGAACCTGATTTTACTTTTGGATTTAATAATAAGTTTTCTATTAAGAATTTTGACTTTTCATTTTTGTTAGTTGGAAGTGTGGGGAATGATATAGTAAATGAATTTAGAAAATATAATATCACATTAAACGGAGAATGGGTTCCAACTTATGAAGCTTTCAATAATAGATGGTCAAATAATTCAACAGACAGCAAATTTGATAAGCCAAGTAATAAAAGCGGTAGTTCTATCCGAGATTATCCTAGCACTTTATGGGTTGAAAATGGAACATATGTAAGGTTAAGGGATGTAACTCTAGGTTATACATTTCCATCGAGGTTTGCCAATTCGATAAAACTTTCTAATATACGTGTTTATATAAGTGCTCAGAATTTTCTAACATTTACGAATTATACCGGATATGATCCTGAAGTATCCTGGTCGTCAGCAAGTATAAATGGCTGGGATCGCGGAAATTATCCTTCTTCAAAATCATTTATTGCAGGTTTAAGGGTTGAATTCTAA
- a CDS encoding PDZ domain-containing protein, with the protein MKKLNISGNIYVLITVVLFFISKETFCQTSGIKEFYLSTNGKNNSNGSKEKPFGKSEIALEQIAIYKKKNPNSRVKLLINDGQYYLSKPLEINFDGITIKAINERKVTFSAANKLNLSWTKSKNNLWTTKVPAGLKFQRLFANGDLLNRARYPNYDPKILPFNGYAEDAISPERVKGWKNPQGAIVHALHIGRWGGFHYLVTGKDENGELKLEGGLQNNRPSKMHETYRFVENVFEELDTLNEWYLDQSSSTLYLNFGDQDPNNFEFEVPQLESLISVKGSMEKPVREVHITGIRFVQTDPTFMKTEEPLLRSDWTIYRQAAVCFEGAEHCSVSNSDFIDLGGNAVFLSNYNRGVKVSGNLMERIGGGAINFVGDPQAVRSPSFRYEKFVAENEIDTIPGPKTENYPADCEANDNVIRNIGLIEKQVAGVQISMSARISVLHNSIYDVPRAGINVGDGTWGGHQISFNDVFNTVLETSDHGAFNSWGRDRFWHPDRKEMDRIVEAHPDWVKLDAIETTIISNNRFSCDHGWDIDLDDGSSNYEIFNNLCLSGGLKLREGFYRTVYNNIMINNGFHPHVWFKNSHDVFRNNIVMHSHQDIQVNYWGDKVDENYYTSLKDLQADQAKSVDANSSVVDLNFVDVAIGKFDLISGNMNFQSLNLSDVGVRNTRLKRLLDSPHIPEIHKEGNISKGAVFEWKGAKLKSIESLGEQSAAGLPTMEGVLVLELEENSPLAKAGIQKSDVIVGCQSVDVKELKDLQLVLKRDQYMNKLNIEVFRNQEKKTMQVNL; encoded by the coding sequence ATGAAAAAATTAAATATATCAGGAAATATTTATGTCCTAATAACTGTTGTTTTATTTTTTATAAGTAAGGAAACTTTTTGCCAAACCTCTGGTATTAAAGAATTTTATTTATCCACTAATGGTAAAAATAATTCTAATGGATCAAAAGAAAAACCTTTCGGTAAATCTGAAATCGCTTTGGAGCAAATTGCCATTTATAAAAAGAAGAATCCTAATTCTAGGGTAAAATTATTAATCAACGATGGTCAATATTATCTATCAAAACCATTGGAAATAAACTTCGATGGCATTACGATAAAAGCCATTAATGAAAGGAAGGTGACTTTTTCAGCAGCAAATAAACTGAATCTGAGCTGGACAAAATCCAAGAATAACCTTTGGACAACTAAGGTGCCAGCAGGGTTAAAATTTCAACGGCTTTTTGCAAATGGTGATTTATTAAATCGAGCAAGATATCCCAATTATGATCCTAAGATTCTTCCTTTCAATGGATATGCTGAGGACGCTATCAGCCCCGAAAGAGTTAAAGGTTGGAAGAATCCACAGGGAGCGATTGTGCATGCCTTACATATTGGTAGATGGGGTGGATTCCATTATTTGGTAACTGGTAAAGATGAGAATGGGGAATTAAAATTAGAAGGAGGGTTACAAAATAATCGACCTAGCAAAATGCATGAAACATATCGGTTTGTAGAAAATGTATTCGAGGAATTGGACACGTTGAATGAATGGTATTTAGATCAATCAAGTTCAACGCTATATTTAAATTTCGGAGATCAGGATCCAAATAACTTTGAATTTGAAGTTCCTCAACTAGAATCTTTGATCTCAGTTAAAGGATCAATGGAAAAACCAGTTCGAGAGGTGCATATAACGGGGATCCGTTTTGTGCAAACAGATCCAACTTTTATGAAAACGGAAGAACCATTATTGAGAAGCGATTGGACCATTTATAGACAGGCTGCGGTCTGTTTTGAAGGTGCAGAACATTGTAGTGTTTCCAATTCTGACTTTATCGATCTGGGCGGGAATGCCGTTTTCTTGAGCAATTATAATAGAGGAGTAAAAGTGAGCGGGAATTTAATGGAAAGGATAGGTGGGGGTGCTATAAATTTTGTTGGGGATCCTCAGGCTGTTCGAAGTCCTTCCTTCAGGTATGAGAAATTCGTTGCTGAAAATGAAATAGACACTATTCCAGGTCCCAAAACGGAAAACTATCCAGCAGATTGTGAGGCGAACGATAATGTGATTAGAAATATTGGCCTGATAGAAAAACAAGTTGCCGGGGTTCAAATTTCAATGTCAGCAAGAATATCTGTACTGCACAACAGTATTTATGATGTACCAAGAGCGGGGATTAATGTAGGTGATGGAACATGGGGAGGACATCAGATTTCATTTAACGATGTATTCAATACCGTCCTAGAAACTAGCGACCATGGTGCTTTTAACTCCTGGGGAAGAGACCGTTTTTGGCATCCCGATAGAAAAGAGATGGACCGAATTGTGGAAGCCCATCCAGACTGGGTTAAATTGGATGCAATTGAAACAACGATCATCAGTAACAATAGATTTAGTTGTGATCATGGGTGGGATATTGACCTTGATGATGGTTCATCGAACTATGAAATATTTAATAACCTCTGTCTTAGTGGAGGATTGAAATTGCGAGAAGGTTTCTATAGGACGGTCTACAATAATATCATGATCAATAATGGGTTTCATCCCCATGTATGGTTCAAAAACAGCCATGACGTTTTTAGAAATAATATTGTGATGCATTCTCATCAAGATATTCAGGTTAACTATTGGGGAGATAAGGTTGATGAAAACTATTATACCAGTTTAAAAGACCTGCAAGCAGACCAAGCCAAATCGGTGGATGCTAATTCATCGGTTGTGGATTTAAATTTCGTAGATGTAGCGATCGGAAAATTTGATTTAATTTCCGGTAACATGAATTTTCAGTCATTGAATTTAAGTGATGTAGGAGTAAGAAATACCAGATTAAAAAGATTGCTGGATTCGCCCCATATCCCTGAAATCCATAAAGAAGGAAATATTTCGAAAGGTGCAGTTTTTGAATGGAAAGGAGCTAAGCTAAAATCTATTGAATCCTTAGGGGAACAATCTGCTGCTGGGCTACCAACGATGGAAGGGGTCTTGGTTTTAGAGCTTGAGGAAAATTCTCCATTGGCAAAAGCAGGGATTCAAAAGTCTGATGTTATTGTTGGATGTCAATCAGTGGATGTCAAGGAACTGAAGGACCTACAGCTTGTATTGAAGAGGGATCAGTATATGAATAAATTGAATATTGAAGTTTTCAGAAATCAGGAGAAAAAAACTATGCAGGTTAATTTATAA
- a CDS encoding FecR family protein — translation MNENQKFYNELVQRYIDGRANEKELALFFHLLKEGKLDQYLEENEVQINISNKINPKKVLYIKYLKYAAILFLVGFTTISIIKYRNTLEINDQKALLNKILPASEKAILLLSDGEEIKLDSNSNGLYLNGGQLKNGYGKLVNDNINEHYLINVPKGGTFHLVLSDGSKVWLNSDSKLKFPQHFNDGVRQVELTGEGFFEISKRTMENGKQQSFIVKTKRQSVEVLGTSFNIRAYGNEENVKSTLFSGIVKTKDNYSNQIATLAPGQQAISDSTGALNVSIADLEEISGWRSGSFIFNDAPLKEILSQMSTWYDVKIKINGNEDFRFNGLFSRNLSLGDALNVIGHSTDLDVKYKDNQVIVSAK, via the coding sequence ATGAATGAAAATCAAAAGTTTTATAATGAATTAGTTCAAAGGTATATTGATGGAAGAGCAAATGAAAAGGAATTAGCTTTGTTTTTTCATTTGTTAAAGGAGGGAAAACTCGATCAATATCTGGAAGAAAATGAGGTTCAAATTAATATTAGTAATAAAATAAATCCAAAAAAGGTTTTATATATCAAATATTTAAAGTATGCTGCGATATTGTTTTTAGTTGGGTTTACTACCATTTCAATAATAAAATATAGAAATACCTTAGAAATAAATGATCAGAAGGCTTTATTAAACAAAATACTTCCTGCTAGTGAAAAAGCAATTTTATTACTCTCTGACGGAGAAGAAATAAAACTGGATTCGAATTCAAATGGTCTTTATTTAAATGGTGGCCAATTGAAGAATGGCTACGGGAAATTAGTAAATGATAATATTAATGAACATTATTTAATTAATGTTCCTAAGGGAGGGACTTTTCACTTAGTATTAAGCGATGGTTCTAAAGTTTGGCTGAATTCAGATAGTAAGTTGAAATTCCCACAACATTTTAATGATGGAGTTAGACAAGTTGAATTGACTGGTGAAGGATTTTTTGAAATTTCGAAGAGAACTATGGAAAATGGAAAACAACAATCATTTATTGTAAAAACGAAACGACAATCAGTTGAGGTTTTGGGTACCTCTTTTAATATCAGGGCTTATGGAAATGAAGAAAATGTAAAGTCAACTTTGTTTTCAGGTATTGTTAAAACGAAGGACAATTACAGTAATCAAATAGCTACACTTGCTCCAGGTCAACAGGCTATTAGTGATTCAACTGGAGCGTTGAATGTATCAATTGCTGATTTAGAAGAAATCTCCGGATGGAGGTCAGGATCATTTATTTTTAATGATGCTCCTTTAAAAGAAATTCTATCCCAAATGAGCACATGGTACGATGTAAAAATAAAAATTAATGGGAATGAAGATTTTCGTTTTAATGGTTTATTTTCAAGAAATCTATCTTTAGGAGATGCCCTAAATGTAATAGGTCATTCGACTGATTTAGATGTTAAATATAAAGATAATCAAGTTATTGTGTCCGCTAAATAG
- a CDS encoding alpha/beta fold hydrolase: protein MMNLLIILISILALLIILYFIYVEHNLHSEDRERLKISEFGFEEKQVNLENGIVLNYGEGPDNGPALMLIHGQGVDWKNYAKVLPELSQDWHVFAIDCHGHGKSSHEAQSYTAEKMGTDFIWFIDHVIKEPVYLSGHSSGGLLAAWISANHIRIQSTVLEDPPLFSTEKDRCQKTFAWQDSFRIAHDFLQQSEIKDYLTFYLPRSYWKNKFKGLWKTIISKANKFRAKYPNRIFRIGFIPLAINKIWESASDNRYDKRFADSFYDCSWFENFDQAETLKKIYCPTKLIFTKNSKWKQYDENGILMAAMSDEDAIKAAGLIQDCKLITVDSGHGFHDEHPAEFIKIIKSMQGI from the coding sequence ATGATGAACCTCTTAATAATCTTGATTAGTATCTTGGCCCTGTTAATCATTCTATATTTTATATATGTAGAGCATAATTTGCATTCAGAAGATAGAGAACGGTTAAAGATTTCCGAATTCGGTTTTGAAGAAAAACAGGTCAATTTAGAAAATGGGATTGTGCTAAATTATGGTGAGGGACCTGATAACGGTCCAGCACTGATGTTGATCCATGGCCAAGGGGTAGATTGGAAAAATTATGCAAAAGTACTTCCGGAATTATCTCAAGATTGGCATGTATTCGCTATAGATTGCCATGGACATGGGAAATCTAGCCATGAAGCACAAAGTTACACCGCAGAAAAAATGGGCACTGATTTTATCTGGTTCATTGATCATGTCATAAAAGAACCTGTCTATCTATCAGGGCATTCCTCTGGAGGTCTTCTGGCAGCTTGGATTTCTGCAAATCATATTCGGATTCAAAGTACGGTCTTAGAAGATCCACCCTTGTTTTCCACAGAGAAAGACCGTTGTCAAAAAACTTTCGCTTGGCAAGACAGCTTTCGTATAGCCCATGACTTTCTTCAACAATCTGAAATAAAAGATTATTTAACCTTTTACCTCCCTCGAAGCTATTGGAAAAATAAGTTCAAAGGCCTCTGGAAAACCATTATTTCAAAAGCAAATAAATTCCGAGCAAAATATCCTAATCGAATATTCAGAATAGGTTTTATCCCATTAGCCATTAATAAGATATGGGAATCGGCATCAGATAACCGATATGACAAAAGATTTGCTGATAGTTTTTACGATTGTTCCTGGTTTGAGAATTTTGATCAGGCAGAAACTCTAAAAAAGATTTACTGTCCAACAAAATTGATTTTCACCAAGAATTCTAAGTGGAAGCAATATGATGAAAATGGCATCCTCATGGCTGCTATGTCAGATGAGGATGCCATTAAAGCTGCAGGTTTAATCCAAGATTGCAAACTGATAACCGTCGATTCTGGTCATGGTTTTCATGATGAACATCCGGCAGAGTTTATTAAGATCATAAAATCTATGCAAGGAATTTGA
- a CDS encoding response regulator transcription factor, which produces MKILIIEDEIELAKSMIQYLSEERYLCEVANTFSEAKDRIENFSYDCILLDISLPDGNGLKLLEELKSLGKQDGVIIISAKDSLDDKIKGLQIGADDYLTKPFHLSELNARIYSLMRRKQFNNSNIITQGKLEIDLLARTVSSNHNIIPLTKKELNLLLYFIGNKNRVLSKSILAEHLSGDFADMLDNHDFVYAHVKNLKKKLNEAGCDHYLKTVYGTGYKWEG; this is translated from the coding sequence ATGAAAATTCTGATTATTGAAGACGAAATCGAATTGGCTAAAAGCATGATTCAGTACCTATCAGAAGAGAGATACCTTTGCGAAGTAGCAAATACTTTCTCTGAAGCCAAAGATAGGATTGAAAACTTTAGCTATGATTGTATTCTATTGGACATCAGTCTTCCAGATGGCAATGGGCTAAAGCTCTTGGAAGAATTGAAATCTTTAGGAAAACAAGATGGTGTCATCATCATATCAGCCAAAGACTCATTGGATGATAAAATAAAGGGACTACAAATCGGGGCAGATGATTATTTGACGAAACCTTTCCATCTATCCGAATTGAATGCACGGATCTATTCCTTAATGAGAAGGAAACAATTCAATAACAGCAATATCATTACACAAGGCAAACTGGAAATTGATTTATTAGCAAGAACTGTTTCTTCTAACCATAACATTATCCCATTAACAAAAAAGGAACTCAACCTATTGTTATATTTTATCGGCAATAAAAACCGAGTCCTTTCTAAAAGTATATTAGCGGAACATTTATCAGGTGATTTTGCGGATATGCTCGATAATCACGATTTTGTATATGCTCATGTCAAAAATCTCAAAAAGAAATTGAATGAGGCTGGCTGTGATCACTATCTAAAGACTGTCTACGGAACTGGCTACAAATGGGAAGGATGA
- a CDS encoding RagB/SusD family nutrient uptake outer membrane protein, producing the protein MKTKKILIAILTVFLFSSCEKILEEKPKTILSPNQFFNNPGSYESSVKGIYSGLPLYVPFTHEMITDLYDAPSPKVEQALPIYNNQPSPSYYNARDSWNGPYRIVKNANFILKYLNDAPLEEKKKNALIAESRFLRAYAFFNLVQLFGDIPLPLEVAKSYESLKLPRTPQAEVYSQILQDLQFAEDNLPEVEPQIGRVNKFVATALLARVYLTMAGEPLNKTTYYKDALEKAKTVIGSKKYSLVLDYAKVFQQLNYTSETIWDKQYVAGRGGNFIHNNSSTANGYNPSLVPSQNFIKSFPKGDRRSQWGIVENYKIGNQVLERPFIRKFVDINLIDRGVLPSAASVSYSLPLIRLAEMYLIAAEAENEINGPQNAYSYINEIRKRARLDENDITHVPDLVNLSKNQLREDIRNEWNWELYQEGFSWMIMKRTNSFDRIQKQRGSTLTLPIGNYNQTWPIPVEEIINNNIPQNPLYQ; encoded by the coding sequence ATGAAAACTAAAAAGATATTAATCGCAATTTTAACAGTTTTTTTGTTCTCCTCTTGTGAAAAAATTTTGGAGGAGAAACCAAAAACAATTTTAAGTCCTAATCAATTTTTTAATAATCCAGGGAGTTATGAATCTAGTGTAAAAGGTATTTATAGCGGATTACCATTATATGTTCCATTTACTCATGAAATGATTACGGATTTATATGATGCACCATCTCCAAAAGTAGAACAAGCATTACCTATATATAATAACCAGCCATCTCCATCATATTATAATGCTAGGGATTCCTGGAATGGACCTTATAGAATAGTGAAAAATGCAAATTTTATTTTAAAATACCTTAATGATGCACCCCTTGAGGAGAAAAAGAAAAATGCTTTAATTGCTGAGTCAAGATTTCTAAGGGCCTATGCTTTTTTTAATCTTGTTCAATTGTTTGGGGATATTCCTTTACCATTAGAAGTTGCTAAAAGTTATGAAAGTTTAAAATTACCTAGGACTCCACAAGCTGAAGTTTATTCGCAAATACTTCAAGATCTTCAATTTGCCGAGGACAACCTACCAGAGGTTGAGCCTCAAATTGGAAGAGTGAATAAATTTGTTGCAACTGCATTATTGGCAAGAGTATATCTTACAATGGCAGGAGAACCTTTAAATAAAACTACATATTATAAAGATGCATTAGAAAAAGCAAAAACTGTAATTGGGTCGAAAAAATACTCTCTTGTTTTAGACTATGCAAAAGTATTCCAGCAATTAAATTATACAAGTGAAACCATTTGGGATAAACAATACGTTGCGGGAAGAGGAGGGAATTTTATTCATAATAATTCTAGCACAGCCAATGGATACAATCCTTCCTTAGTACCTTCACAAAATTTTATTAAAAGTTTTCCAAAGGGAGATAGAAGATCACAATGGGGAATAGTAGAGAATTATAAAATTGGGAACCAAGTTTTAGAACGTCCGTTTATTCGAAAATTTGTTGATATAAATCTGATTGATCGTGGTGTATTACCTTCGGCTGCTTCGGTTTCTTACAGTTTGCCTTTAATTCGATTAGCAGAAATGTATTTAATTGCAGCTGAAGCTGAAAATGAAATTAATGGTCCTCAAAATGCGTATTCATATATAAATGAAATAAGGAAGAGAGCAAGGCTAGACGAAAATGATATTACCCATGTACCAGACCTAGTTAATTTATCTAAAAATCAATTGAGAGAAGATATTAGAAATGAATGGAATTGGGAGCTTTATCAGGAGGGATTTTCCTGGATGATTATGAAAAGGACCAATTCTTTTGATAGAATTCAAAAGCAAAGAGGAAGTACATTGACTTTGCCAATTGGAAATTATAACCAAACATGGCCAATTCCGGTGGAAGAAATAATTAATAATAATATACCTCAAAATCCACTATATCAATAA